The window CCGAGGCCGACGGAGACCCCCGATGCCTCCAGCTCGACCGTCCGGCACATTCCGGACGCCAGCAGCATGTTCGAGGTCGGGCAATGACAGACGCTGACTCCGTGTCCGCCAAGCAAGCGCATCTCGTCCTCATCGAAATGAACGCCGTGCGCGAGCCAGGTCCGGTTCGAGAGCCAGCCGCAGCTCTCGAGATATTCCACCGGCGTGCAGCGGAATTGCTGCCGGCAGTAGTCGTTCTCGTCTTCGGTTTCCGCAAGATGCGTGTGCAGCCTGCAGTCATGCTTCGCGGCAAGCGCCGCGGTTTCAACCATCATCCGTCGCGTGACGTTGAACGGCGCGCAAGGTGCCAGTGCCACGGTGGTAAATGAGCCGGCATGCGGATCGTGATAGAGCGAGATGACGCGCTCGCAATCGGCCAGCACCGTGTCGTGATCCTGCATCAACCTGCGATCGGCGATGCCGCCATCCTCGAAGCCGAGATCGATCGCGCCGCGGGTCAGCGCCATCCGCATGCCGAGCGCACGCGCCTCCTCGACCTCGATGTCGACAGCGTCGGGCATGTCGGCTGGAAAGACGAAGAGATGATCGGTCGTCGTCGTGCAGCCCGACATCAGCAATTCGGCGAGCGCCACCCTCACCGCGAGGCGGAACGCGTCGCGGTTCAGTTCGCGTCCCCAGACGGGATAGAGCGTCTGCAGCCAGGGAAACAGCTTCTTGTTGATCGCGCGGGGATGCGCCCGCGTCAGCGTCTGGAAGAAATGGTGGTGCGCATTGACCAGTCCGGGGATGATGACGTGGCGGCTGGCATCAAATACCAGATCGTAAGTCGATTGCGGGCCGTTCGCGCCG is drawn from Bradyrhizobium prioriisuperbiae and contains these coding sequences:
- a CDS encoding 8-oxoguanine deaminase, with the translated sequence MSSSQRLWLRDPIAVLADGAERGLVVSDGVIVELVGANGPQSTYDLVFDASRHVIIPGLVNAHHHFFQTLTRAHPRAINKKLFPWLQTLYPVWGRELNRDAFRLAVRVALAELLMSGCTTTTDHLFVFPADMPDAVDIEVEEARALGMRMALTRGAIDLGFEDGGIADRRLMQDHDTVLADCERVISLYHDPHAGSFTTVALAPCAPFNVTRRMMVETAALAAKHDCRLHTHLAETEDENDYCRQQFRCTPVEYLESCGWLSNRTWLAHGVHFDEDEMRLLGGHGVSVCHCPTSNMLLASGMCRTVELEASGVSVGLGVDGSASNDSSNMMEAVRHAMLMGKLRYGAEAVTHLDALRWGTRGSADCLGRKDIGSITEGAQADLALFLLDDLRFSGAGDPLAALVLCGAHSADRVMVAGHWRVVDGRPADFDLARLRSMHGEAAKAFL